The Halogranum gelatinilyticum genome contains a region encoding:
- a CDS encoding DUF7383 domain-containing protein, giving the protein MQTRANYATVYVGAQLAPEGHSLDLEWATDAGDETDAFEFTVPTDEPTDAYIGLQAFDVAEYGHEILVNGEPLGGFDIPPNEGWQYWVDTLSGATLHEGTNTVQFRRNAEGTDAFAVGTVTVHWKEPVE; this is encoded by the coding sequence GTGCAGACCCGTGCCAACTACGCGACCGTCTACGTTGGAGCACAACTCGCGCCCGAGGGACACTCGCTGGACCTCGAGTGGGCGACCGACGCCGGTGACGAGACCGACGCCTTCGAGTTCACCGTGCCGACCGACGAACCGACCGACGCCTACATCGGCTTGCAGGCGTTCGACGTCGCCGAGTACGGCCACGAGATCCTCGTCAACGGCGAGCCGTTAGGTGGGTTCGACATCCCACCGAACGAGGGCTGGCAGTACTGGGTCGACACGCTCTCGGGCGCGACGCTCCACGAGGGGACGAACACCGTTCAGTTTCGGCGCAACGCCGAGGGAACGGACGCCTTCGCCGTCGGGACGGTGACAGTACACTGGAAGGAGCCGGTCGAGTAG
- a CDS encoding gamma-glutamylcyclotransferase family protein has translation MDFFVYGTLTNPEQVAQVVDSYSYLGAAVLDGLHPVSGRYPTLAPGGSVGGRVLRTDDVDAVDTYEGVGQGLYVRVEVPWRVDGNDGGDGDATAGDDGVGETVAVYVGDPDELDAEEEISWPGDGSLAERVRRYVARESVTVSWTD, from the coding sequence ATGGATTTCTTCGTCTACGGCACGCTCACCAATCCCGAACAGGTCGCGCAGGTCGTCGACTCCTACAGCTATCTCGGCGCGGCGGTCCTGGACGGACTCCATCCCGTGAGCGGCCGGTATCCGACGCTCGCGCCGGGCGGGTCGGTCGGCGGCCGCGTGCTGCGGACGGACGACGTCGACGCGGTCGACACCTACGAGGGCGTCGGGCAGGGACTCTACGTCCGGGTGGAGGTGCCGTGGCGGGTGGACGGAAACGATGGTGGCGACGGCGACGCGACCGCCGGGGACGACGGTGTCGGCGAGACGGTCGCCGTCTACGTCGGCGACCCCGACGAACTCGACGCCGAGGAGGAGATCTCGTGGCCCGGCGACGGGTCGCTCGCCGAGCGGGTCCGCCGCTACGTCGCCCGCGAATCGGTGACCGTCTCGTGGACCGACTGA
- a CDS encoding ornithine cyclodeaminase family protein, which translates to MQTLLLNSDDVHDNCQMPELISAIEDAFAAYETGDAQMPPKSYIDLPQYNGDFRSMPAYLDAGEWDAAGIKWVNVHPDNGEKFDLPTVMGTMIYSDPENAFPLALMDGTELTMLRTGAAAAVATDHLAVEDATSMGIIGAGVQSYTQLRAISEVRDIEEVVVSDLSEERVARFIDTFEGEFDVRAGSIAEAAGCDVLSTVTPVEDPIVPREAVGDHTHINAMGADAEGKHELADEVLLDAKLVIDDFEQTTHSGEINVPYNAGVLADDDIYGQIGQIVVGDKAGRTDDDGITVFDSTGLAIQDVAAAHVVYEHADDNDNGYPFDLLGLAE; encoded by the coding sequence ATGCAGACGCTGCTGCTCAACAGCGACGACGTCCACGACAACTGCCAGATGCCCGAACTCATCTCGGCCATCGAAGACGCCTTCGCCGCCTACGAGACGGGCGACGCACAGATGCCGCCGAAGTCCTACATCGACCTGCCGCAGTACAACGGCGACTTCCGGTCGATGCCCGCCTACCTCGACGCCGGCGAGTGGGACGCCGCCGGCATCAAGTGGGTCAACGTCCACCCCGACAACGGCGAGAAGTTCGACCTGCCGACGGTTATGGGGACGATGATCTACTCGGACCCCGAGAACGCCTTCCCGCTGGCCCTGATGGACGGGACGGAACTGACGATGCTCCGCACCGGCGCGGCCGCCGCCGTCGCCACCGACCATCTCGCGGTCGAGGACGCGACGTCGATGGGCATCATCGGCGCGGGTGTCCAGTCGTACACCCAGCTCCGGGCCATCTCCGAGGTCCGCGACATCGAGGAGGTCGTCGTCTCGGACCTCTCCGAGGAACGCGTCGCGCGCTTCATCGACACCTTCGAGGGCGAGTTCGACGTCCGCGCCGGCTCTATCGCGGAGGCCGCCGGCTGTGACGTCCTCTCGACGGTCACGCCCGTCGAAGACCCCATCGTCCCGCGCGAGGCCGTCGGCGACCACACCCACATCAACGCGATGGGTGCCGACGCCGAGGGCAAACACGAACTCGCCGACGAGGTTCTCTTGGATGCGAAGCTCGTCATCGACGACTTCGAGCAGACGACCCACTCCGGCGAGATCAACGTCCCGTACAACGCGGGCGTCCTCGCTGACGACGACATCTACGGCCAGATCGGCCAGATCGTCGTCGGCGACAAGGCGGGCCGCACCGACGACGACGGCATCACCGTCTTCGACTCGACCGGGCTGGCGATTCAGGACGTCGCCGCCGCCCACGTCGTCTACGAGCACGCCGACGACAACGACAACGGCTACCCGTTCGACCTGCTCGGTCTCGCCGAGTAA
- a CDS encoding Rid family detoxifying hydrolase: MKRIISTDDAPAAVGAYSQATTDGSLLFTAGQIPLTPDGELLADADMTTQTEQALDNIMAVLAEEGADAGDVLKVTVLLDDIEDFDEMNETYATYFDDEPPARSAFEVANLPKGVGIEIEAIASLE, encoded by the coding sequence ATGAAGCGAATCATCAGCACCGACGACGCCCCCGCCGCGGTGGGCGCGTACAGTCAGGCGACGACAGACGGCAGCCTCCTCTTCACGGCCGGGCAGATTCCGCTCACTCCCGACGGTGAACTACTCGCCGACGCGGACATGACCACGCAGACCGAGCAGGCACTGGACAACATCATGGCCGTCCTCGCCGAGGAGGGTGCCGACGCGGGCGACGTGCTGAAGGTGACCGTCCTCCTCGACGACATCGAGGACTTCGACGAGATGAACGAGACCTACGCGACGTATTTCGACGACGAGCCACCGGCCCGCAGCGCGTTCGAGGTCGCCAACCTCCCGAAGGGCGTCGGCATCGAGATCGAGGCCATCGCCTCCCTGGAGTAG
- a CDS encoding DUF7535 family protein codes for MSSESDDSEPGVLKSAYRTVTPGYKSHPDTEMNVIGLAYFLGILVLLVPLLPFIVLVWLISKLIELVADQTGSGETK; via the coding sequence ATGAGCAGTGAATCTGACGACTCGGAGCCGGGCGTGTTGAAATCGGCGTACCGCACGGTGACGCCGGGCTACAAGAGTCACCCGGATACCGAGATGAACGTCATCGGGCTGGCGTACTTCCTCGGTATCCTCGTGCTGCTCGTGCCCCTGCTCCCGTTCATCGTCCTCGTCTGGCTCATCAGCAAGCTCATCGAACTCGTCGCCGACCAGACGGGCAGCGGTGAGACGAAGTAG
- the ilvA gene encoding threonine ammonia-lyase translates to MLSLADVLDARDRVSEVARHTPLEYSHTYTDMTGAEVHLKLENFQRTGSFKIRGAMNRITTLSEEEKEVGVVTASAGNHAQGVALAATRAGVDSTIVMPEHAPITKVKATERYGGRVVLHGADYNDAQDKAHEIEAEEGRTYVHAFDDPYVMAGQGTIGLEIVEDCPDLDTVIVPIGGGGLISGIATAVKEQVPDARVIGVQAEGASSVADSLKKGEITPLDEVDTIADGIATRNVGEAPFEVIRERVDEVVTVSDEEIAVALTYLLERSKTLVEGAGAVALAALLFDKFDYEEDEVVVPALCGGNIDMNTLTTVIMRGLVETGRYLKVKTVLKDRPGALEKLIDVLAAQQANIYAIRHDRTSRDIAMNAAEVELDLETRGEDHVEEVLDALREHGYSVEVLA, encoded by the coding sequence ATGCTCTCGCTCGCCGACGTTCTCGACGCGCGCGACCGCGTCTCCGAGGTCGCCCGCCATACACCGCTGGAATACTCCCACACCTACACCGACATGACCGGTGCCGAGGTCCACCTGAAGCTGGAGAACTTCCAGCGCACGGGGTCGTTCAAGATTCGCGGGGCGATGAACCGCATCACGACGCTCTCCGAGGAAGAGAAGGAGGTAGGCGTCGTCACCGCCAGCGCCGGGAACCACGCCCAGGGGGTCGCGCTCGCGGCCACCCGCGCGGGCGTCGACTCGACCATCGTCATGCCCGAACACGCGCCCATCACGAAGGTCAAAGCCACCGAGCGCTACGGCGGCCGGGTCGTCCTCCACGGCGCGGACTACAACGACGCCCAGGACAAGGCCCACGAGATCGAGGCCGAGGAAGGGAGAACGTACGTCCACGCCTTCGATGACCCGTACGTCATGGCCGGGCAGGGGACCATCGGCCTGGAAATCGTCGAGGACTGCCCCGACCTCGACACGGTCATCGTCCCCATCGGCGGCGGCGGCCTCATCTCCGGCATCGCCACGGCGGTCAAAGAGCAGGTCCCCGACGCCCGAGTCATCGGCGTGCAGGCCGAGGGTGCCTCCAGCGTCGCCGACTCGCTGAAGAAGGGCGAGATTACGCCGCTCGACGAGGTCGACACTATCGCCGACGGGATCGCCACCCGCAACGTCGGCGAGGCTCCCTTCGAGGTCATCCGCGAGCGCGTCGACGAGGTCGTCACCGTCTCCGACGAGGAGATCGCCGTCGCACTCACCTACCTGCTCGAACGGAGCAAGACGCTGGTCGAGGGGGCCGGAGCCGTCGCGCTCGCGGCACTGCTCTTCGACAAGTTCGACTACGAGGAAGACGAGGTCGTCGTTCCCGCGCTCTGCGGCGGCAACATCGACATGAACACGCTGACGACGGTCATCATGCGCGGGCTGGTCGAGACGGGTCGCTACCTCAAGGTCAAGACGGTACTCAAGGACCGGCCGGGCGCGCTGGAGAAGCTCATCGACGTCCTCGCCGCCCAGCAGGCGAACATCTACGCCATCCGCCACGACCGCACCTCGCGGGACATCGCCATGAACGCCGCGGAGGTCGAGTTGGACCTGGAGACTCGCGGTGAGGACCACGTCGAGGAAGTCTTGGACGCCCTCCGCGAACACGGCTACTCCGTCGAGGTTCTCGCCTGA
- the thsB gene encoding thermosome subunit beta, with translation MIILGEDSQRVKDRDAQSYNIRAARAVAEAVRSTLGPKGMDKMLVDSMGDVTITNDGVTILKEMDIDNPTAEMIIEVAETQEDEAGDGTTTAVAIAGELLKNAEDLLEQDIHPTAVIKGFHLASEKAREEVGNIAETVEPDDEELLKKVAETSMTGKGTELNKDLLAQLIVDAVKQVTVEAADGSHIVDLENVKLETQTGRSASESELLTGAVIDKDPVHDNMPTEAEDANILLLNEAIEVEEASTDTNVSIDSPDQLQQFLDQEEKQLKQKVQQIVDSGADVVFCQKGIDDLAQHYLAKEDILAVRRVKKSDIKFLKNVVGGSVVSDLDSVEVSDLGHGSVSRDDEDELFYVEGDDAHGVTILLRGSTDHVVDELERGIQDALDVVATTVSDGRVVAGGGAIEVELASRLRDYADSVSGREQLAVEAFADALELVPRVLAENAGLDSIDTLVDLRAAHEDGQVRAGLNVFTGDVVDTFDAGVVEPAHSKEQAISSATEAANLVLKIDDIIAAGDLSTKGDGDDEGGAPGGMGGMGGMGGMGGAM, from the coding sequence ATGATCATTCTCGGAGAGGATTCCCAGCGCGTCAAGGACCGTGACGCGCAGTCGTACAACATCCGCGCGGCTCGCGCCGTCGCCGAGGCCGTACGTTCCACACTCGGCCCGAAAGGGATGGACAAGATGCTCGTCGACTCGATGGGCGACGTCACCATCACGAACGACGGTGTCACCATCCTCAAAGAGATGGACATCGACAACCCGACGGCCGAGATGATTATCGAGGTCGCCGAGACGCAGGAAGACGAGGCTGGCGACGGCACGACGACCGCCGTCGCGATCGCTGGCGAGCTTCTCAAGAACGCCGAGGACCTCCTCGAGCAGGACATCCACCCGACGGCGGTCATCAAGGGCTTCCACCTCGCCTCGGAGAAGGCTCGTGAGGAAGTCGGCAACATCGCCGAGACCGTCGAACCCGACGACGAGGAACTCCTGAAGAAGGTCGCCGAGACCTCCATGACGGGCAAGGGCACGGAGCTCAACAAGGACCTCCTCGCCCAGCTCATCGTCGACGCCGTGAAGCAGGTCACCGTTGAGGCCGCCGACGGCTCGCACATCGTCGACCTCGAGAACGTCAAGCTCGAGACCCAGACCGGCCGCTCGGCCTCCGAGTCCGAGCTCCTGACGGGTGCAGTCATCGACAAGGACCCGGTCCACGACAACATGCCGACCGAGGCAGAGGACGCGAACATCCTGCTGCTCAACGAGGCAATCGAAGTCGAGGAGGCCTCCACGGACACGAACGTCTCCATCGACAGCCCGGACCAGCTCCAGCAGTTCCTCGACCAGGAAGAGAAGCAGCTGAAGCAGAAGGTCCAGCAGATCGTCGACTCCGGTGCTGACGTCGTCTTCTGCCAGAAGGGCATCGACGACCTCGCCCAGCACTACCTCGCCAAGGAGGACATCCTCGCCGTCCGCCGCGTCAAGAAGTCCGACATCAAGTTCCTCAAGAACGTCGTCGGCGGCTCCGTCGTCTCGGACCTCGACAGCGTCGAGGTCTCCGACCTCGGCCACGGCTCGGTCAGCCGTGACGACGAGGACGAGCTGTTCTACGTCGAGGGCGACGACGCCCACGGCGTCACCATCCTCCTCCGTGGCTCCACCGACCACGTCGTCGACGAGCTCGAGCGCGGCATCCAGGACGCCCTGGACGTCGTCGCCACGACCGTCTCCGACGGCCGTGTCGTCGCCGGCGGCGGTGCAATCGAAGTCGAACTCGCCTCGCGTCTCCGTGACTACGCTGACTCCGTCTCGGGCCGCGAGCAGCTCGCCGTCGAGGCCTTCGCCGACGCGCTCGAACTCGTCCCGCGCGTCCTCGCCGAGAACGCCGGTCTCGACTCCATCGACACGCTCGTCGACCTCCGCGCCGCCCACGAGGACGGCCAGGTTCGCGCTGGCCTGAACGTCTTCACGGGCGACGTCGTCGACACGTTCGACGCAGGTGTCGTCGAGCCGGCTCACTCCAAGGAGCAGGCAATCTCGTCTGCCACCGAGGCCGCGAACCTCGTCCTCAAAATCGACGACATCATCGCCGCTGGTGACCTCTCCACCAAGGGCGACGGTGACGACGAGGGCGGCGCGCCCGGCGGCATGGGTGGCATGGGCGGTATGGGCGGTATGGGCGGCGCGATGTGA